In one window of Pseudoalteromonas xiamenensis DNA:
- a CDS encoding basic secretory protein-like protein yields the protein MMIKTTKKLKSIIEGIADLVRLKAGYISQSAQKAGGNYDSGYKTTAFYLHWLELNSNEDYLVKINESLSPYDDVKWSWPYFAKRFGVSLEASWSEYQKQLGDK from the coding sequence ATGATGATAAAAACTACGAAGAAATTGAAGTCCATCATTGAAGGCATTGCTGATCTTGTTCGTTTGAAAGCTGGTTACATTTCACAAAGTGCACAAAAGGCGGGTGGAAACTATGACAGTGGGTATAAGACAACGGCGTTTTACCTGCATTGGTTGGAATTAAACAGTAATGAAGACTATTTAGTAAAGATTAATGAAAGTTTGTCACCATACGATGATGTGAAATGGTCATGGCCGTACTTCGCGAAGCGATTTGGTGTTTCTTTGGAAGCTTCGTGGAGTGAGTATCAAAAACAACTCGGTGATAAATAA
- a CDS encoding basic secretory protein-like protein encodes MKGVAYKDGDFKSASIFISREYLENFQKKNGQQEAYDELVGILFHEIAHAYQYDDKNYEEIEVHH; translated from the coding sequence ATGAAAGGGGTTGCATACAAAGATGGAGATTTTAAGTCGGCCAGTATTTTTATTAGTCGAGAATACCTAGAAAACTTCCAAAAGAAAAATGGACAACAAGAAGCCTATGATGAGCTTGTGGGTATCTTATTTCATGAGATTGCGCACGCGTATCAATATGATGATAAAAACTACGAAGAAATTGAAGTCCATCATTGA